The genomic stretch ATCGGACGGTGAACCCCGAGTACATGGAGGCGGCGTGGTGGGCGTTCGGCGAGGCCGCGGATCGAGGGCTCGTCGAGCAGGGCAAACGCTCGATCACCCAGTGTCCCCGGTGTGAGACCGCCATCGCGAAGAACGAGGTCGAGTACCACGAGGTCGAGGACCCCTCCATATATGTGAAGTTCCCCCTCGCCGACCGCGAGGGCAGCCTCGTGATCTGGACGACGACCCCGTGGACGATCCCCGCGAACACCTTCGTCGCGGTCGACGAGGACGTCGAGTACCTGAAAGTTCAAGCGGAGAAGAGCGAGGCGCGAAGCGGCGAAGCCGCGGCGCAGGACGGCGAGAGCGAGGTGCTCTACCTCGCCGACGGCGTGGTCGAGGACGTCCTGGAGAAGGGTGGATACGACGACTACGAAGTAGTGGACGAACTGGCCGGCGAGGAGCTGCTCGGCTGGGAGTACGAGCGGCCGCTGGCGGACGTCCTCCCCGAGCGCGACGAGACCGAGGGTGCCTTCGAGGTCTATCACGCCGACTACGTCGAGGTCGACAGGACAGGACTGGTTCACTCCGCACCCGGTCACGGTCAGGAGGACTTCGAGCGCGGTTCGGAACTCGACCTCCCGGTCTTCTGCCCGGTCGGCGGCGACGGGGTCTACCTCGACGGCGCGGGCAAGTACGCCGGCGAGTTCGTTCGCGACGCGAACGAGGCGATCATCGCGGACCTCGACGAACGGGGTGCGCTGCTCGCCGAGGAGACCTACACCCACGACTACGGCCAGTGCTGGCGGTGCGATACGGACATCGTCTTCCTCGCCACCGACCAGTGGTTCGTGACGGTGACGGACGTCAAGGAGGAGATGCTCGCGAACATCGAGGACTCCGAGTGGTACCCCCCGGAGGCCCGCGACGGCCGCTTCCGGGACTTCGTGGAGGGTTCGCCCGACTGGAACGCCTCGCGCCAGCGCTACTGGGGGATCCCGATCCCGATCTGGACCCCGGAGGACTGGGCCGGCGGGATGGACGAAGTGATCGTGGTCGCCACCCGCGAAGAGCTCGCCGAGCGCGTCGATCAGACTGTGGACCCCGAGACGGTGGACCTCCACCGCCCGACCGTCGACGACCTGACCATCACCGAGGACGGGAAGACGTACACCCGCGTGCCCGACGTCTTCGACGTCTGGCTCGACTCGGCGGTGGCCTCGTGGGGCACGCTCGACTACCCCGAAGAGCAGGAGGCGTTCGAGGAGCTCTGGCCGGCCGACCTCATCATGGAGGCCCACGACCAGACCCGTGGCTGGTTCTGGTCACAGCTCGCGATGGGGACCACGGCGCTCGGGGAGGTCCCCTACGAGCAGGTGTTGATGCACGGCTACGCCAACATGCCCGACGGCCGCGGGATGTCGAAGTCGAAGGGGATCACCGTCGACCCCGGCGAGGTCATCGAGAAGTACGGGACGGACCCGATGCGGCTGTTCCTGCTCTCGGTGACCCCGCAGGGCGACGACATGCGCTTCTCGTGGGAGGAGACCGAGACCATGCAGCGCACCCTCAACATCCTCTGGAACGTCTTTCGGTTCCCGCTGCCGTACATGCGTCTCGACGGCTTCGAGCCGAGCGTTGCGCCGGAGGCGCAACGGAGTGGAGGCGGCGAAGCCGCCGAAACGAGTCTCGACGACGTTTCCCTCGAACTAGAGGACGAGTGGGTGCTCTCGCGGCTCCAGACCGTGGAGGCCGAGATGACCGAGGGCTGGGAGGACTTCCGGCAGGACCGGGCGCTCAACGCCCTGCTCGATTTCGTCGTCGAGGACGTCTCGCGCTTTTACGTCCAGAGCGTGCGCGAGCGGATGTGGGAGGAGGCCGACAGCGACTCGAAGCGGGCGGCCTACGCCACCTTCTACGAGGTGCTCTCGGAGGTCGTCGCGTTGCTCGCGCCCTACGCGCCGTTCGTCGCCGAATCCATGTACGGCACACTCACCGGCGACGACGGCTTCGACACCGTCCACATGCGCGACTGGCCCGAACCCGACGAAACCTATCGAAACCCGGACCTCGAACGCGAGGTGGCGGTGGCTCGCGGCGTCGAGGAGGCCGGCTCGGCGGCGCGCCAGCAGGCCGAACGCAAGCTTCGGTGGCCCGTCACCCGCGTCGTCGTCGACACCGAGAGCGGGGCGGTCGCCGACGCGGTGCGCTCGCGCTCGGCGATGGTCGAGGACCGCCTCAACGCCCGCACCGTCGAGATCGTCGGCCCCGACGAGCAGTGGGCCGAACTCCGCTACAGCGCCGAGGCCGACATGTCGGTGCTCGGTCCCGCGTTCGGCGAGCAAGCCGGCGAGGTGATGACCGCGCTCAACGAGGCCCGGATCGAGGAACCCACGCTGGCGGCGCTCGAAGACGCGGTGGCCGACGCGCTCGGCGAGTCGGTCGAGGTCACCGACGAGATGGTCGAGTTCGTGGTCGAACTCCCCGACGACGTGGCGGGCGCGGCGTTCGATGCCGAGGGCGGCGGCACCGTCTACGTCGACACCGCGCTCACCGAGGCGATCGAGAGCGAGGGCTACGCACGCGACGTCATCCGGCGCGTCCAGGAGATGCGCAAGGAGCTCGACCTCGACCTCGAAGCCCGGATCCGACTCGACCTCGATATCGCCGACGACCGGGTCGCCGACCTCGTCCGCGAGCACGAAGCGCTCATCAAGACCGAAGTTCGCGCCGAGGAGCTCGGCGAGGTGGCGGACGGCCACCGGCGCGAGTGGGAGGTCGAGGATACCACCGTGGAGATCGCCATCGAGCCGCTCGTGGAAGCCCAGGCGTAGGCCGCCGTCGCGGGAACCTCGACCGGTTCGTCGAATTTTCGAAAGTTCGGAAAAGCAGCGAGCAGGTTCTCAGGCCGCCTCGGCCGTCCAGTGGTCGTAGGCCCGTGCGGCCGCGATGAAGAGGAAGACGACCCCGAGCATGTCGACGAGCGTGCTGACCAGCGGCGCGAGGAACGAGACGGGGCCGAGCACGCCGACGACCAGCCCGCCGACGAGTTGGAGGACGACGCTCACGAGGACGAGCACGACCACCAGCCCCGCGACCGCGACCGGCGCGTTCGCGAGCACGCCGAAGCTCCGGCGGAACGCCCGTACGACGTTGTCGTCCTCGACCGCGACGAACGCGAACGCGAACAGCGACGCCGCCGCGACCACCACCACCACGACGAAACCGACCGCGAGCCCGACGATTCCGAAGAGGCCCGCGAGCACGAGTCTGATGACGAGGGCGGCGAGGCCGACCACGAACACCCCGAGGAAGTTGAGGAGGCCGAACCCGAGGTTGTGGGTGAGGTGGTGGCGTTCGACGATCCCCCACTGGTCGGCGAAGACCCGAACGAGGAGGAGCGAGAGGTAGAGCAGGACCACGAGCAGGACGAGGCTCGCGACGAGCGGGAGCGGGCTGGCGGTGAGCAGCGGGGGCGAGGCCCCCCCGCCCGCCGCGATGAGCCCGAGGTCGGTCCCGCCGCTCGGAACCAGCGCGACAGCCGTCTCGACGACCACGAGCGCCAGAAGGACGAGCAGCGCGGGGCCGGTCGCCAGCCGTCGGAGCGACTCGCGGAGCACCGTGCCGACGCTAAATGCCATGTCGAATCGAATTCGAGCCGGAATACTGTGTTTTGCGGTTTCGAAACCGGTGGCGCGGACTGGCTCCGTCGAGTGTGGCCGCTCAGTTGGTTTCGAGCGGCGGGAGCATCCCCTCGATGCGCTCGATGTCGACGTCGAGCCAGTCGGGCACCTTGAGCTGGTCGCCGTACTCCGCGGGGTCCTGGTCGATCTCGAAGCCCGGCCCCATCGTCGCGTACTCGAAGACCGAGCCGCCCGGCTCGGTGATGTAGCGCGAGTGGAAGTAGTCGCGGTCCTTGCGCGACGTCGTGATGTAGCCGTTCTCGCGAAGCAGGTCGCTCACCGCGTCCTGCTCCCAGTTGTTCTCCACCTGGAAGGCGACGTGGAGGTAGGTTCCGATCCCCATCACGCCGTCGGGCGCGTTCGGACGGACGAGCACGTCGACTTTGTCGGCACACGGCGCGTCCCCCGGCGCTCGATACCGGATGCGGTCGCCGCGCTGTGGGTGGGTGGCCTCCCCGATCCGATCCCAGCCCATCACTTCGAGGACGTCCATCGTGCCGGCGGGGTCGGCCGAGTGGATGGTCGCGTTGTACATCCCGCGGATGGCGTGCTCGGCGGGTACGTCGTTGCCCTCGGTCCAGGGCTCGATGTCGGACTCGCCCGTCACGAGTTCGTAGGGCAATCCGTCGGGGTCGGCGAACTCGATGGCGGTCTCGCCGAAGCGCTCGTCCATCGTGTAGGCGACGTCGTGGTCCTCGAACCGGCTCTGCCAGTACTCGACCGACCCCTCCGGGATGGTCAGCCCGACCGACCGGAGTTTCCCCTTCCCGACCACGCCCTGCTCCATCGGCATGTTGGTCATCGGAAAGTAGGTCACGATCGAACCGGGCGTGCCCACCTCGTCGCCGTAGTAGAGGTGGTAGATCTTCTCCGGCACGTCGAATCTGACCGTGCGCTTGACGAATCGGAGCCCGAGCACGTTCGTGAAGAAGTCGTAGTTTACCTGTGGGTCGTCACAGAACGCGGTGACGTGGTGGATTCCGTCTATGTTCGGCATGGTGTGGTCCACCATCACATATGCTCGTGTCCTAAATGTAATTTTTGATTGTTCGGTTAGGGGGCGGACAGCCGTCGGCCAACGTGGGCAGCGAGGGCGGAGTTTACACCCGGCGGACGAACTCGCGGAGTTCCTCGTCGAACCGGTCGGGAGCCTCCCGGAACGGCGTGTGGCCGACGTCCGCGTAGAGCGAGGTTCGCGTCTCCGAGGCGAGGGCCGCGTTGACCTCGACCGCCCTCGGGTCGACGATCCGGTCTTCCTCGCCGTGGGTGAACAGGAGTGGAACGTCGAGGGCCGCGACCGTCTCCCGGTGTGAGAGGCTCCGCGAGCGCATCCCGTCGCGGACGAACGGCGGGACGACGACGTTGTAGCCGAGGACGAAGTAGCGCTCGACCGGATCGGGGTCGCCCGCGACGGAGCGTTCGACGAATCGTTCGAGCGTCCGCACGCTCTCCTCGGCGTCTTCCGAGGTGAGGGCGGGGAACAGTTCGAGGTAGGCCGAACCGAGGAGTTCGGTCGCGGCGTCGGTGCCCATCTCGGAGACGATACCGACGAAGTTCACGCCCGCGACGTCGGCGGCTCCGTACGCGCGGAGGTAATCGAGGGCGACGAGACAGCCGTACGACCACGCCACGATGACCACCTCGTCGAGGTCCTCGACGACGGCGCGAACGTCCGCCGCCCAGAGCGACGAGTCGGTGTAGGCGCTCTTCTCGCGAGGGGTCTCCGAGCGGCCGTGACCCCGATTGTCCACCCGAACGAGTCGGAACTCGTCGGCGAGGGGCGACTCGAACTGTTTCGTCCACGACAGCCGGCTCTGGGAGTAGCCGTGGAGGAACAGGACGGCCGGCCCGTCCGACGGACCCGTCTCCTCGACGTAGAGCTCCACGCCATCGCCGCCGCGAACCGTCCGTGATCGCATGACGGTCGAGAGAGGGTACTGACCCATTTGATTCTTCGTGCCGGTCGTCGCCCCGCAGGTCCGGGCGAGCCCGTCGCTGGGGACTGAACGTATAAACACCCGCCGGCTCACTTCCGGACATGGCACCATCGTACCCGACCCAGCGCCCGACGGACGCGACACACCTCCCGGCGGACGAATTCGACCTCCCGACGGCGCTCCTCAACCTGCCGTGGATCGACAGCCACACCCACGCCCAGACCCTCTCCTGGGCGGACCGCGAGCGCTACTCGCTGGCCGGCTGTCGCGCGATGGTGATGGTCGCGTCGGGCTATCACTGGACGCCGTACAAACCCGTGACCGCCGCTGACGTCCGGTTCCTCTGGGACGACGCGATCAACCGCCGGCGGGCGATCGAGCGCGACCACTTCTTCGAGGCCGGGCTCGCGCTCGGGGCGCACACGGGCGTTCGGATCGAGAACCCGGCCGACCTCGTCGGGT from Halococcus hamelinensis 100A6 encodes the following:
- the ileS gene encoding isoleucine--tRNA ligase; this encodes MSRFEDVAERYDPDAVEERVFDYWDEVDAYEKTKEHRADAEPFFFVDGPPYTSGAAHMGTTWNKTLKDAYIRWHRMRGYDVTDRPGYDMHGLPIETRVEENLGFENKKDIEEFGMEPFIEACKEYADEQLEGLQSDFRSFGVWMDWENPYRTVNPEYMEAAWWAFGEAADRGLVEQGKRSITQCPRCETAIAKNEVEYHEVEDPSIYVKFPLADREGSLVIWTTTPWTIPANTFVAVDEDVEYLKVQAEKSEARSGEAAAQDGESEVLYLADGVVEDVLEKGGYDDYEVVDELAGEELLGWEYERPLADVLPERDETEGAFEVYHADYVEVDRTGLVHSAPGHGQEDFERGSELDLPVFCPVGGDGVYLDGAGKYAGEFVRDANEAIIADLDERGALLAEETYTHDYGQCWRCDTDIVFLATDQWFVTVTDVKEEMLANIEDSEWYPPEARDGRFRDFVEGSPDWNASRQRYWGIPIPIWTPEDWAGGMDEVIVVATREELAERVDQTVDPETVDLHRPTVDDLTITEDGKTYTRVPDVFDVWLDSAVASWGTLDYPEEQEAFEELWPADLIMEAHDQTRGWFWSQLAMGTTALGEVPYEQVLMHGYANMPDGRGMSKSKGITVDPGEVIEKYGTDPMRLFLLSVTPQGDDMRFSWEETETMQRTLNILWNVFRFPLPYMRLDGFEPSVAPEAQRSGGGEAAETSLDDVSLELEDEWVLSRLQTVEAEMTEGWEDFRQDRALNALLDFVVEDVSRFYVQSVRERMWEEADSDSKRAAYATFYEVLSEVVALLAPYAPFVAESMYGTLTGDDGFDTVHMRDWPEPDETYRNPDLEREVAVARGVEEAGSAARQQAERKLRWPVTRVVVDTESGAVADAVRSRSAMVEDRLNARTVEIVGPDEQWAELRYSAEADMSVLGPAFGEQAGEVMTALNEARIEEPTLAALEDAVADALGESVEVTDEMVEFVVELPDDVAGAAFDAEGGGTVYVDTALTEAIESEGYARDVIRRVQEMRKELDLDLEARIRLDLDIADDRVADLVREHEALIKTEVRAEELGEVADGHRREWEVEDTTVEIAIEPLVEAQA
- a CDS encoding VOC family protein; translated protein: MPNIDGIHHVTAFCDDPQVNYDFFTNVLGLRFVKRTVRFDVPEKIYHLYYGDEVGTPGSIVTYFPMTNMPMEQGVVGKGKLRSVGLTIPEGSVEYWQSRFEDHDVAYTMDERFGETAIEFADPDGLPYELVTGESDIEPWTEGNDVPAEHAIRGMYNATIHSADPAGTMDVLEVMGWDRIGEATHPQRGDRIRYRAPGDAPCADKVDVLVRPNAPDGVMGIGTYLHVAFQVENNWEQDAVSDLLRENGYITTSRKDRDYFHSRYITEPGGSVFEYATMGPGFEIDQDPAEYGDQLKVPDWLDVDIERIEGMLPPLETN
- a CDS encoding alpha/beta fold hydrolase, whose protein sequence is MRSRTVRGGDGVELYVEETGPSDGPAVLFLHGYSQSRLSWTKQFESPLADEFRLVRVDNRGHGRSETPREKSAYTDSSLWAADVRAVVEDLDEVVIVAWSYGCLVALDYLRAYGAADVAGVNFVGIVSEMGTDAATELLGSAYLELFPALTSEDAEESVRTLERFVERSVAGDPDPVERYFVLGYNVVVPPFVRDGMRSRSLSHRETVAALDVPLLFTHGEEDRIVDPRAVEVNAALASETRTSLYADVGHTPFREAPDRFDEELREFVRRV